Proteins co-encoded in one Dasypus novemcinctus isolate mDasNov1 chromosome 18, mDasNov1.1.hap2, whole genome shotgun sequence genomic window:
- the CABP5 gene encoding calcium-binding protein 5 translates to MQFPMGPACIFLRKGIAEKQRERPLGQDEIEELREAFLEFDKDRDGFISCKDLGNLMRTMGYMPTEMELTELGQQIRMNLGGRVDFDDFVELMTPKLLAETAGMIGVQEMRDAFKEFDANGDGEITLRELQQAVQRLLGEGVSPREVAEVVREADVNGDGTVSFEEFVKMMSR, encoded by the exons ATGCAGTTTCCCATGGGCCCTGCCTGCATCTTCCTGAGAAAAGGCATCGCTGAGAAACAGCGG GAAAGACCACTGGGACAAGATGAGATTGAAG AGCTCCGGGAAgcatttcttgaatttgataaggACCGAGATGGGTTCATCTCTTGTAAAGACTTGGGGAATCTTATGAGGACAATGGGTTATATGCCCACGGAGATGGAACTGACTGAATTGGGCCAGCAAATCCGCATGAACT TGGGTGGCCGTGTAGACTTTGACGATTTTGTAGAGCTGATGACCCCCAAATTGCTTGCAGAAACGGCTGGAATGATTGGGGTCCAGGAGATGCGAGATGCCTTCAAGGAG TTTGACGCCAACGGGGACGGGGAGATCACCCTGCGGGAGCTCCAGCAGGCCGTGCAGCGGCTCCTGGGGGAAGGCGTCTCGCCCCGGGAGGTCGCCGAGGTTGTCCGCGAGGCGGATGTCAACGGAGACGGCACCGTCAGCTTCGAAG AGTTTGTGAAGATGATGTCTCGTTGA